The following nucleotide sequence is from Verrucomicrobiota bacterium.
CACGCCACTACCCGTTGGCTACAAGAGTTCTGGTCACACCCACAACGCATCTTCTCCCTCATCGGTCGCGGTTGGATGCTCTCTCAAGCAAACTCTTGCTCCGTATCTTGTTATACCAATAAATAATGTGGATTGGTATTATGTGGGGCGATCATTTCAATGCTTTGCTGGGCGAGAGTCTCGTCCAGTTCATCGGAATCATAGGCAGCGTCTCCAATGAGGCGCCCGGGGCTCACCTCCACCACCGAGAGATCCAAGGTCAACTGCACTAGCTTTACTTCGTGGTGTTCATTGGAAGCCCCTCGCGATCAACGATAGCCATGATCTTGGTTCCTTTGCCCTTGTAGCCGAAGCCTACTTCTTCTCCTCCCAATCGAGCTGGGACGAACATACCGTCGATGTAGGCTTCATCGTAGCCTTGGACATCTCGTTCTCGCGCTTCATTGGCCAAGTCCTTAAAGATATTCCGCAATACTTCGCTGTCGCACCAGCGTTGGAATCTACGATGCACCATCTTGTAGTTGGGAAAGCTCTGCGGGAGCATGTGCCACTGCGCTCCTGTCTTCAAGATCCACACTACGGCCTCCAGAATCTTACGCGTCGCCACGGGTTTTGGCCCTGGTTTGCTCTTCTTCTCACCTTCTTCCGGAAAATGATGGCGCATCCTATACCATTGAGCATCAGTGACTTCCATGCCTCTCATAAGAGCAAATTTAACGCCCATACTACTATATAATATCACTTAATTAATTTGAGATAGGTTCAAGAAAAAGGGCATGCCGGATTTTGCGCTAGAGGCCAAAAGCGAAGCAAAGAATTAGACGAAGCGAGCACTTGGCTCATGTAGACAAAGTCCTTAGAAGCGGTATCGCAAATAGAAGTCGTATTCTTTGTGAGGTGTATAAGAGTCGTCGATGAATAGGGTAGAGAACCAATTGGATATCGCGAAGACTATCCTAGCAGAAGCCCTCCGAAAACTACAGTAGCGAGCTTTCTCCGGTGGCCCGCGACGTCCCCGGCGCGGTGGGGGGAGACTTCTTGTTCTGGGTGCAGCTGATCCCAAGTGATAGGTAGCCAGAAAGGCCTTGGGTAGGTGACTTGTTCACGAATTAGCTCATCGCACCCGCCG
It contains:
- a CDS encoding transposase, which produces MEVTDAQWYRMRHHFPEEGEKKSKPGPKPVATRKILEAVVWILKTGAQWHMLPQSFPNYKMVHRRFQRWCDSEVLRNIFKDLANEARERDVQGYDEAYIDGMFVPARLGGEEVGFGYKGKGTKIMAIVDREGLPMNTTK